The genomic interval TAATGGATTCCGTTTACGGCAAGATGGGAGGAGCATGGTCCGAAAACCAGTTCGAAACTCTCATTCAAAAGTTTTTACAGGGCCAGATCTGCGTTGAGGACAGGGGGCGTGTTGTAGCTGTTGCCCTTACCCTCATTGTGGATCTGAGGAGACTGGGTGAGGAACACACTTACATGGAAGTTGTTTCAGATGTTCGTCTCGGTGTTGTGCAGTGGCAGATGAGGCTTTTTAACTCTATCGGTGATTTTCTGCAGCAGACAGAGTATTTCGTGGATGCTGTGGCCGGCTACAATTCGGACATCCTCCTTTTCCCGGAACTATTCAACGCCCCCCTCATGTCCCGGTTCGACCCGGAAAACCCGGCCGAAGCCATGCGCTCCCTTGCTGAAGACAGCAAGGAGCTTCGCGATGAGCTTGCCCAGATGACAGTGAGATACAACATAAACATTGTGACGGGCAGTTTCCCGGAATACGATGGCGACTCTTTATACAACGCGTCCTGCCTTTGTCGTCGGGATGGAGCCTGCGACGCCCAGTACAAACTGCACGTCACTCCTGATGAGCAGCAGTATTGGGGGATGAAAGGGGGGGCAGGTTTGAGAGTGTTCGATACGGATGTGGGGAAGGTGGGCATTCTGATCTGCTACGATGTGGAGTTTCCCGAATTGTCCCGTTACCTGGCCAAGGAGGGGATGCAGACCCTTCTCGTCCCCTTCTGGACTGACACCAGGAACGGCAATCTGAGAGTTCGCCGCTGTGCCCAGGCCCGTGCCATTGAAAATGAGTGCTGCGTGGCCATATCAGGCAGTGTGGGAAACCTTCCCGGGATCGAGAACATGGATATCCAGTATTCCCAGGCCGCGGTATTCACCCCTTAAGACTTTCCCTTCCCCCATGATGCGGTAGCCGCCGAGGCGACCCCCAACACAGAGATGACCCTCATTGCCGACCTCGACCTGCTCAAGGAACTTCGGGAGCAGGGCACCGTTCGTAATCTGCATAGCCGCAGGACGGACCTTTACGATGTTCTCTGGAGAGGAACGGGAGGAGAAGGAGGAGAATGACTGCGCATGCCGCCTGTATAGGGGAGTTGGTATCTCAGGATTCAAGATTCAGGATTCAAAAATAACTCAGAACTCCGGAAAAGAATACCTTTTGAATCTTGAATCTTGAATCCTGAATAAGAGGGAATATCCATTGTTGGCCTTGAAACCACCCCGGATACGATCACATCCCATGCCGGTCTGACTCTTTCAGGCGAGTTCGCGGAAGAGATCGGGCTTCCCGATCTGGTGGACAGTCATCTGCCTCTGCCGGGCAGCGGCGCCGGTTATCGTCCGTCGGAGTTCGTGATGCCGCTTTTGCTGATGCTCAACGGCGGCGGGCGATCGCTGGTGGATCCGCAAGAGATAAGCTGGACGCGGCTGTTTCAGGGGTTACCCGTGCCATTGAGGACGAAGATTGGCGTTCCGGTCAGATTCCCGAGCCGGATGGGCGGCATCGGGTCGCTTTCCGCGTCGACCGGTGCCCGCCGACGGCAAAAACAGCCCTGCGAACGCACCGACCGGAGACCGATCAAAACCCATCGCCGGATTTCGGGTAGTATGTCGTTTATTGGGAAAATCTATTTGAAATAGAGGAAAGTATGAGTATTTTATACTTTATTGCTCATATTTTCACAAGGTCGTTGCTGTTGACTGAAAATATGCTACGCTATCTATAACAGGGTTTTGGAGGCTCCTTTTTTGAATAGAATTTGCTCGATTCTGTAAAGAATGCGGCCAAGAGCAGTTTGGCGACACCTTTATAAGATCGTTCAGAAAACCACCGGCTTTTCAGGCCGTGGATGAATGGACGCCCGCAGTGAAGCCGGCCCGCGCCGGCGAAGCGGAGGCAATTCCGGCACGATCTGTTCGTGGCCGAGGGAGAACCTGGTTTGGATAACAAAAACGTAAATCAACTGAAAATGGAGGTGATGTTGGGGAGAAAGCTTGATGTTTGTCGTTTCCTGCCAGCCCTGGGCTCCTGGATGCCCTGCATCCGTAAGGGGTATTGACAGGGAAAACAGGATCAGGACCGCTGGAACAGGGGGCGTTGCGTAACGGTCCCGGACGGTCCACACATTCGAAGGGAGAAAAGATGAAATTCCAAAGATACTGGATAGTGATTCTTGCCATTGCGCTTGTGTTGGGCATGGTCATGGCTGGCTGCGGCGGCAGTGACGGCAGTGACGGCAGTGACGGTAAGAGCGCATACGATATCGCCGTTGACAACGGCTTCACCGGCACCGAGCAGGAATGGCTGGACACGCTGGCTGGCGGCGGCGGCTCAACCCCCGGTGACGGCAGCTGGTTCGGTGAGTATTGTAATTCGTGTCATGAGCAGGATGGCCTGTTCCACCAGGTTGCCTACGATCAGCTGTATAGGGACGGCGTCGTTCAGGTCGGAACTCTGGCTTATTCCTATGCGGCTACAGAGGACGTGGTCACGTTTCCAATGACCAAGAACGGTAACTACTTTGACTGCGAAGATGCGGATTCCCTCGGGATCTACTTCACACCCTATACCGGTTCAGGCTTCGAACTGCCCACTGGCAGGCTCTCTATCAAGGGTACGGTCACCTACAATACGGAGACAAACGTTTGCACCAGCACCAAGGCCGCAAGCGCCCTCGGTGATCTGTCTGCTCTTAACGGCTTCATCGTGGTGTATGGCCGGGATGAGACCATTGCCCAGATCCCTGGCACACGGATACGCCAGGCCAGGTACCCCTTTGCGGCTGTCCTGGAATTGGGAACCGTTGGTTACACTTCCGCCGCCAATAACGCCGGCTGCGAAAAGTGCCACACGGTGCCCTTCCTCAAGCACGGGTACATCTTTGGGGAAACCGGAGCAGGTACCGATTTCTATGTCTGTAAAGCCTGTCACCTGGACGATGGCGACGGCGGCCATTTTATGTGGCAGCTTCTGGTTGACGATCCCCAGCTGATCATCACCCTGGAAGAGCAGTACGGTGAAGACTGGGAAGAGTCGGGGGATGCCAGGCTCGAGCCTTACGCCTATAAAATCAGCCTCATGAACGACGTGCACATGTCCCACGCCATGGAGTTGCCCTATCCCCAGTCCATGTCCAACTGCGCGACATGTCACGAAGGCAAACTGACCACGATACTGGATGATGCCAATTTCGTGTTGGAGACCTGCAAGAGCTGTCACCCGATGCAGGAAGCTGAGGGCAACATCATGGATGCCCCGGCATTGCTGGCCGTAATGCCAACGGCTCTGGGCTTCTCTGACCATTCAGTATTTGACGACGCGACAGATTGTACTGCTTGCCATAACGGTGGCAACGCCTTCGTCGGCATCCACACCGGTTATGACCCCGTGATCTACACGGATGCCCTTGATGGCTCGAAGATCGCTGACTCGATCACCGTCTCCATCGACAGCGCGAGTGCGAGCGGCGATACGCTGACCATCGCATTCTCCGCGACCGGTAGCGCTAACGGTGGTTCCCTTGTTTCGACGGATATCATGCCAGGCGTACTGGTCGGACTGTACGGCATGGACACCAAGGATTATCTGGTCGGTCCCCACGCCAGAGATGTGGACGGCGACAGGAACCTGGAGTTTGATGTCGTTGGAAGCGCCGGCGGTACCGACTGGAATACGGATCACCCGAGATTGTCGGTTGACGCGAGTTCCACCCCGGGCAGTTGGGTCGTCACGGCAGACCTGACCCACTGGGCCGGGCTCATCGATGACGGTACGATCCGAAGAGCCGAGATCGCTGTCCTCCCGGAACTGACTGCCATCGTTGGTCTGGATGATTCGAGTGTTGCGGGCAGCAACGAAGATGATGACTATGTCGTTGCCCTCAACGCCGTTACCAAAACCTTCGACCTGGTGGGCAATACCCTTGGGCCCGTCCCCACGGATGACATCGTAAGGGTTCAGACTGGCTGCAACAACTGCCACGATGCCCTTGGCACCACCTTCCATGGCCCAGACAGGGGCGGCAGCATCGTCGCGTGCCGGCTGTGCCACATCACGCTGAGCGGCGGGTCCCACCTGGAGATGCAGTCCAGGTCCATCGACTCCTATGTCCACGCGATCCACTCGTTCCAGCCCTTTGATGTTGGTCGCAGTATTGATTTCACCGATCCGGTGGAAGAACTGCATTATGAGCACCACATCGGGTTTGTGTACCCCACCCTGGGGTTTGACTGCGAGTCGTGCCACAACCCGGGCACCTATGATGTGCCGAGTCAATCTGATTCCATGCCGGGTCTTATTTCGGCGTCCCGCCCTGCGGCAGACTTCGGGTGGGAAAGGGATATCGTTGATGAACCGGAATATGTCACCGGACCAGCCGCGAGAGCCTGTGGCGCCTGCCACAAGGCCGGCTACATCAACCACGATGACGCTGCCGGCCTCTGGTTACTCAACCAGCACTTCGAGGCCTACGGTTATCTGTGGGAGAACGACAGCAGTGATGTCATCCTCAATTTCATCATTGATTCCGTCTTCAGCGTATACGCACCTTAACCTTAAGTGAGGCGTGCGGGGTGGACTTCGGTCCACCCCGCTTCGCCCCGCTTTTTTTTACCAATGATTTTCATCGCCGCCCATTGATCCGGGCGCTCCACCCGGAGTGGGTTGATGATTTTTTGCGAGTCCATTAACTACCGGAATGGCGGGGGAGGGCTTGCGGGAACCCGGTCTGTGTATTGGTTCAGGGGGTCTATTTGGGGGTTGATTTGATTTGTAATCTGCCTGCAATGATATATTGTTTTTCGAGGAAAAGGTTGGCTTGAGCATGTTTTGCTCAATTGCTGCATCAGGATACGGGTTTGCTGTTCTTCAAGTCTCAAATCTTTAATCAACCTTGACAGGGTCGCAAAATGTCCGTTATCGGCTTTTTGCTCCTCGGAAATTGAAAAGCGTCGTTTTCACTTTCCTCACGGATCAATGACTTATATCGACAGTCATTGATCCGGGCGCCCCCCTCGGGGCGCGTTGATGACTTTTTGCGAAGTCATCAACCTTGGATTTCTGGGGTATCCCGGAGACACTCAACCACCGGGCGCGCCCTGATATATCATGCCGGCGCCCGCAACGTCTCTTCAGGGGGAATCATGCGAACAGTCACATGCTATTGCGGTTGGTTTCTTGGCCTCATACTTCTTGTGGGCCTTCTGCCTGCCCATTCCGTCGGCGCGGCGACCCGGATCGAATCAGATACCATTTTCAGGGTGCTGGAGCGGGATACGGCAGCGGAAGAGGATGCGACAGTTTTACCCGTTTACGAGTACCTGCAGATCGATACCGGTGAGCTGGATGACTACGGTGTGTCCTTCCACCTGTACGGCTGGGGCCGCGCTGATCTTGCCGACAGTGAATATTTTGAGGACCCCGCCGCCGGAGAGGTTCTTTACGGCTACGTTGAATATCGCGCCGATGCCAACCAGTTCGGCTTGAGGCTTGGCCGGCAGCATGTTTTTGAAGGTGTGGCCAACGAGACCGTCGACGGTTTGCGCCTGAACGGGAACCTTGGCGACTATTTCTCGCTGTCGGTCTACGGCGGCCAGCCGGTGGGACTCAATGCGGTGCAAGGCAGCGACGGCGACAGCATTGTCGGCGGACGGCTGGCCCATCACAACGGTTCAAAATACGAGATCGGGGTCTCCTTCAAAGCCAGCGAAAATGATGGCGAGACCGCTGAAGAGATGATGGGTGTTGACCTGGCGCTCGCCTTGCCTGAGGATATCAGACTGTCCGGTTACTCTGCCTACAACCAGGAGAGCGAAGACTGGGCGGAACAATCCTGGGAGCTCAGGGTACCGGTGGGCCATTTTGTGCTCAAACCCTATTACCAGCATTTTTCCTACGAGGATTATTTCGCCACAGGCGCCAACGCCGTCAGT from bacterium carries:
- a CDS encoding cytochrome c3 family protein; the encoded protein is MKFQRYWIVILAIALVLGMVMAGCGGSDGSDGSDGKSAYDIAVDNGFTGTEQEWLDTLAGGGGSTPGDGSWFGEYCNSCHEQDGLFHQVAYDQLYRDGVVQVGTLAYSYAATEDVVTFPMTKNGNYFDCEDADSLGIYFTPYTGSGFELPTGRLSIKGTVTYNTETNVCTSTKAASALGDLSALNGFIVVYGRDETIAQIPGTRIRQARYPFAAVLELGTVGYTSAANNAGCEKCHTVPFLKHGYIFGETGAGTDFYVCKACHLDDGDGGHFMWQLLVDDPQLIITLEEQYGEDWEESGDARLEPYAYKISLMNDVHMSHAMELPYPQSMSNCATCHEGKLTTILDDANFVLETCKSCHPMQEAEGNIMDAPALLAVMPTALGFSDHSVFDDATDCTACHNGGNAFVGIHTGYDPVIYTDALDGSKIADSITVSIDSASASGDTLTIAFSATGSANGGSLVSTDIMPGVLVGLYGMDTKDYLVGPHARDVDGDRNLEFDVVGSAGGTDWNTDHPRLSVDASSTPGSWVVTADLTHWAGLIDDGTIRRAEIAVLPELTAIVGLDDSSVAGSNEDDDYVVALNAVTKTFDLVGNTLGPVPTDDIVRVQTGCNNCHDALGTTFHGPDRGGSIVACRLCHITLSGGSHLEMQSRSIDSYVHAIHSFQPFDVGRSIDFTDPVEELHYEHHIGFVYPTLGFDCESCHNPGTYDVPSQSDSMPGLISASRPAADFGWERDIVDEPEYVTGPAARACGACHKAGYINHDDAAGLWLLNQHFEAYGYLWENDSSDVILNFIIDSVFSVYAP